A segment of the Rhizobium sp. ZPR4 genome:
AGTTCGGATCGCGTGCTGCAAAGCTCGTCGATCTCCTTTGACCCTTCCGTCAGAGACATATGGTGCCCTCTTATCGCCGGCGCAAAGCTCGTCGTCCCCCACGGTCTCGACCAAGCCGACAGGGCTTCGTCTCTTGGCTTCGTCTCCTCGGCTGGGATCAGCCTCGTATTGAGCGTCACGCCCAGCGCATTGACTGCCCCCGTTCTGGAGGAAGTCGCGGAGCCTCTGATGGAGCTACGTGCCCTGCTGACCTGCGGCGAGGCCTTGAGCTACGAGACATGCCGGCTCACTAGAAGCAGGATGGGACATCACTTTCCAATCGTAAATCAGTACGGTCCGACGGAATGCACAATGTCCTCCACCTTCTTCATGGTGGGGGATGAGCCAGCTTCGGGCATAGTTCCCATAGGCAGGCCCATTGCCAACCGGAAAGTCTATGTTCTGGATCGTCATATGTGTGCGGTTCCGATTGGCGCCACCGGCGAGATTTACATTGGCGGCGTCGGCCTGGCTCGCGGTTATCTCAACCGCCCCGACCTGACAGCTGAACGCTTCGTGCAAAATCCATTCGGCTCAGGGGACCGGCTCTACCGCACCGGCGATCTCGGGCGCTGGCGCAAGGATGGCAATCTGGAATTCCTCGGCCGCGCCGACCACCAGGTCAAGATCCGCGGGTTCCGCATCGAACTCGGCGAGATCGAGGCCGTGCTGCTGTCCCACCCAGACGTTCGCCAGGCTGTCGTCGTCGCCCATGAGGACCAGACCGGTGACAAGCGTCTCCTCGCCTATGTTGTCGGCGAGGCGAGCCCGAGGGACTTGCGGGCTCATATCCTCAACACCTTGCCAGACTACATGGCGCCGGCCGCCTTTGTCGCGCTCGAGGCGATGCCCCTGACCGCGAACGGCAAGATCGATCGCGCTGCTCTTCCCCGTCCCAACAACGATAACGGCCTGGCACGCGCCGACTACATCGCTCCGCGCACTCCCACCGAAGAGATCCTCGCCGCCATCTGGGCCGACGTCCTCCAGGTCAGTCAGGTCGGTGTCAATGACAACTTCTTCGAACTCGGCGGAAACTCCTTGCTGGCCATGCGCATGGTCGCCCGGGTCCGAAGCATCTTCAACATCGAATTGCCGTTGCGCTCCCTCTTCGAGGATCCAAGGGTGGTTGAACTTGGACACCGCATCGAGATTATCCAGCGGCAAGAGCGAGGAGTAACGTCCCCCCGTCTTATGCCGGTTGCGAGGGATGGTGAGATCGCGTTGTCGTTCTCGCAGAACCGGCTCTGGGTGCTGGAACAGCTGGAAGCGCTCGGTGCGGCCTATAACATCGCCGCGGCGGTGCGGATGGACGGCAATCTCGACGTGGTCGCCCTTGAGCGGGCCTTCGCGGAGCTCGTGCGCAGACACGAGGTTCTGCGCACCCGTTTCGTCACTCGCGACGGCCAGGTCTTCCAGGCAATCGACGAGACGGCCCCATTCCGGCTGGCGCTGATGGATCTGTCCAGTCTTGACCCGGCCCAGCGCGCCGACACGATCCGGCGGGCCGAGCAGGACGAGGCGGCGCACCGCTTCGATCTGGTGCAGGGCCCCCTGATCCGCGCAACCCTGTTGCGGCTTTCGGCCCAGGAGCACATCATCTTGGTGACGATGCATCACATCGTCTCCGATGGCTGGTCGATGTCCATCGTGATCCGTGAGATCGGCGCGTTATATACCGCCTTCATGGAAGGCCGGCCTTCGCCTCTGGCCGGACTGCCAGTGCAATATGCCGACTTCGCCGTCTGGCAGAGACGCTGGCTGCAGGGCGAGGTGCTCGACAGGCAGGTCTCCTACTGGAAGGCTCGTCTGGCGGGTGCACCGCCCGCCCTCGAACTTCCGACCGACCGTCCCCGTCCGTTGACCCAGAGCTATCGCGGTGCCAGCTGCACCTTCGAACTGCCGAAGGAACTGACGGGGGCGCTCGCAGTGCTGGCCCGCCAGGAGGGTGCAACCCTGTTCATGGTGCTGCTGGCGGCGTTCAAAGTCGTCCTGTCACGGTGGAGCGGACAGGACGATATCGTTGTCGGCACCCCCGTTGCGGGACGCACCCATGCCGAGACCGAAGACCTGATCGGCTTCTTCATCAACATGCTGGCCTTGCGGACAAGTCTTGCCGGCGATCCCGACTTCCGGACGCTGCTGCGACAGGTCCGTGACGGCGCCCTGGAAGCCTACGCACATCAGGAGATGCCCTTTGATCGACTGGTCGAAGAGGTCAGGCCGGCACGCGACCTGAGCCGTCAGCCTATCTTCCAGACGCTCGTCGTGCTGCAGAACATGCCACAGGAGAGGTTGGAACTCCCCGGTATGACCCTGCGTCGCGTCACCGAACAGCGTGCCACCGCAAAGTTCGATCTCTCGCTCTATCTCCAGGAGACGGAGAACGGCCTCGCCGGCACCCTGGAATATGCAACCGATCTGTTCGAGCACGACACGATCGAACGTCTGAAGGACCACTATCGCCTCCTCCTGGAGGGCATCGTGGCAGACCCCGAACAGCCAATATCCCGTCTGCCGATGCTGACAGACGCCGAGCAGCACCTGCTGTTCGACGTCTGGAACGACACCACCGCCGACTTCCCCCGCGACAAGCTCCTGCACGAGCTCTTCGCCGATCAAGCCGCCCTCACCCCCGACGCCGTCGCCGTCATTTATGATCAGCAGCAACTCACATACCGGGAGCTTGAGCGGCGATCGAACAAGCTCGCGCATCACCTGCAGAGCCTGGGCGTCGGCCCGGAGGTTATTGTCGGCCTGTGTGTCGACCGCTCTGCCGAGATGATCGTCGCCATGCTCGCCATCCTGAAGGCCGGAGGCGCCTACCTGCCGCTCGATCCGGCCTACCCCAGGAACCGGCTGGCCTACATGCTGCGCGACGCCGCAGCCCATGTCGTCGTCACCCGCACAGTCTCGCGCCCAAGCTTGCCCGACCAGGTCAAGAACATCGTCGATCTCGATGCCCATCACGATGTCATCGAGGCCTGCCCCGACACCCCCCCAGCTTCCGGCGCCGACCCCATCAGCCTCGCCTATGTCATCTATACATCCGGATCAACAGGACAGCCAAAAGGCGTCGGCGCCCCTCATCTCAGCATGGTCAATCGAATATTTGCGCAAAGGACTTTCGATCCAATAACGCCAGTTGAAGTCTGCGCTCAAAAAACAGCGATTAACTTTGTCGATTCCATCTTCGAGATGATCGGACCATTGGTCTACGGATCGGTTCTCGTCATTATCTCTCGCCCTAACACCGCCGACGCCTCAGCTTTAGCTGAACTCATCTTTCAAAGGGCAATAAGCCGGCTGATCCTTGTCCCGACATTGTTGGAGCAATTGTTACTCGTGCCGGATGCGGGGCGAAAACTATACTCTTTGCGACGGATTACCATTAGTGGCGAGATGTTCGATCGAGCTCTTCTGCGACGTGCGTTCGAGACCATACCTCATATTAGAATCATAAATCTATACGGCAGCTCCGAAGTCGCCGGAGATGCGACCGCGTTCATAATCTCCAATCGAGATGAAAGCGTGCTGATTGGCCGACCACTGTCGAATACTCAAGTCTATGTTCTGGACCGTCATATGTGTGCGGTTCCGATTGGCGCCACCGGCGAGATTTACATTGGCGGCGTCGGCCTGGCTCGCGGTTATCTCAACCGCCCCGACCTGACAGCTGAACGCTTCGTGCAAAATCCATTCGGCTCAGGGGACCGGCTCTACCGCACCGGCGATCTCGGGCGCTGGCGCAAGGATGGCAATCTGGAATTCCTCGGCCGCGCCGACCACCAGGTCAAGATCCGCGGGTTCCGCATCGAACTCGGCGAGATCGAGGCCGTGCTGCTGTCCCACCCAGACGTTCGCCAGGCTGTCGTCGTCGCCCATGAGGACCAGACCGGTGACAAGCGTCTCCTCGCCTATGTTGTCGGCGAGGCGAGCCCGAGGGACTTGCGGGCTCATATCCTCAACACCTTGCCAGACTACATGGCGCCGGCCGCCTTTGTCGCGCTCGAGGCGATGCCCCTGACCGCGAACGGCAAGATCGATCGCGCTGCTCTTCCCCGTCCCAACAACGATAACGGCCTGGCACGCGCCGACTACATCGCTCCGCGCACTCCCACCGAAGAGATCCTCGCCGCCATCTGGGCCGACGTCCTCCAGGTCAGTCAGGTCGGTGTCAATGACAACTTCTTCGAACTCGGCGGAAACTCCTTGCTGGCCATGCGCATGGTCGCCCGGGTCCGAAGCATCTTCAACATCGAATTGCCGTTGCGCTCCCTCTTCGAGGATCCCAATGTCTATAGATTGAGCTCGATTCTGGACGGGATGCTACCTGATCGTGGAAGCAAGATCGCACATACCCAAAAGATGATCCTGTCGATGACAGATGATGAGGTGCAACTGATGCTTGATCAGCTCAAGAAAGATAAAATTCATGGATGACGCCAAAGAAGTTCAGTCCGCCAAACGTGCGGAGCTTCTCAGGCTGTTGCTAGGCACAGACGTGCCGTCCCCCCGTCTTATGCCGGTTGCGAGGGATGGTGAGATCGCGTTGTCGTTCTCGCAGAACCGGCTCTGGGTGCTGGAACAGCTGGAAGCGCTCGGTGCGGCCTATAACATCGCCGCGGCGGTGCGGATGGACGGCAATCTCGACGTGGTCGCCCTTGAGCGGGCCTTCGCGGAGCTCGTGCGCAGACACGAGGTTCTGCGCACCCGTTTCGTCACTCGCGACGGCCAGGTCTTCCAGGCAATCGACGAGACGGCCCCATTCCGGCTGGCGCTGATGGATCTGTCCAGTCTTGACCCGGCCCAGCGCGCCGACACGATCCGGCGGGCCGAGCAGGACGAGGCGGCGCACCGCTTCGATCTGGTGCAGGGCCCCCTGATCCGCGCAACCCTGTTGCGGCTTTCGGCCCAGGAGCACATCATCTTGGTGACGATGCATCACATCGTCTCCGATGGCTGGTCGATGTCCATCGTGATCCGTGAGATCGGCGCGTTATATACCGCCTTCATGGAAGGCCGGCCTTCGCCTCTGGCCGGACTGCCAGTGCAATATGCCGACTTCGCCGTCTGGCAGAGACGCTGGCTGCAGGGCGAGGTGCTCGACAGGCAGGTCTCCTACTGGAAGGCTCGTCTGGCGGGTGCACCGCCCGCCCTCGAACTTCCGACCGACCGTCCCCGTCCGTTGACCCAGAGCTATCGCGGTGCCAGCTGCACCTTCGAACTGCCGAAGGAACTGACGGGGGCGCTCGCAGTGCTGGCCCGCCAGGAGGGTGCAACCCTGTTCATGGTGCTGCTGGCGGCGTTCAAAGTCGTCCTGTCACGGTGGAGCGGACAGGACGATATCGTTGTCGGCACCCCCGTTGCGGGACGCACCCATGCCGAGACCGAAGACCTGATCGGCTTCTTCATCAACATGCTGGCCTTGCGGACAAGTCTTGCCGGCGATCCCGACTTCCGGACGCTGCTGCGACAGGTCCGTGACGGCGCCCTGGAAGCCTACGCACATCAGGAGATGCCCTTTGATCGACTGGTCGAAGAGGTCAGGCCGGCACGCGACCTGAGCCGTCAGCCTATCTTCCAGACGCTCGTCGTGCTGCAGAACATGCCACAGGAGAGGTTGGAACTCCCCGGTATGACCCTGCGTCGCGTCACCGAACAGCGTGCCACCGCAAAGTTCGATCTCTCGCTCTATCTCCAGGAGACGGAGAACGGCCTCGCCGGCACCCTGGAATATGCAACCGATCTGTTCGAGCACGACACGATCGAACGTCTGAAGGACCACTATCGCCTCCTCCTGGAGGGCATCGTGGCAGACCCCGAACAGCCAATATCCCGTCTGCCGATGCTGACAGACGCCGAGCAGCACCTGCTGTTCGACGTCTGGAACGACACCACCGCCGACTTCCCCCGCGACAAGCTCCTGCACGAGCTCTTCGCCGATCAAGCCGCCCTCACCCCCGACGCCGTCGCCGTCATTTATGATCAGCAGCAACTCACATACCGGGAGCTTGAGCGGCGATCGAACAAGCTCGCGCATCACCTGCAGAGCCTGGGCGTCGGCCCGGAGGTTATTGTCGGCCTGTGTGTCGACCGCTCTGCCGAGATGATCGTCGCCATGCTCGCCATCCTGAAGGCCGGAGGCGCCTACCTGCCGCTCGATCCGGCCTACCCCAGGAACCGGCTGGCCTACATGCTGCGCGACGCCGCAGCCCATGTCGTCGTCACCCGCACAGTCTCGCGCCCAAGCTTGCCCGACCAGGTCAAGAACATCGTCGATCTCGATGCCCATCACGATGTCATCGAGGCCTGCCCCGACACCCCCCCAGCTTCCGGCGCCGACCCCATCAGCCTCGCCTATGTCATCTATACATCCGGATCAACAGGACAGCCAAAAGGCGTCATGATCATCCATGAAGGCGTGGTGAACTTACTGGTCGCTGTACAAGTTCGCTTAGATTTCACATGCGACGACGTCCTCGCCGCCCTCACGCCGATCACTTTCGACATTGCAGAACTGGAGATTTTTCTGCCTCTGATCACGGGAGCAAAATTGTTAATTGTTTCGCGCTCTATAGCGAATGACGGTACCAGACTGAAGCTTTTCCTTTCAGAAAATAAGATCTCAACAATACAAGCGACTCCGTCCACCTGGATAATGTTGCAGTCATCGGAATGGCTTCCCAACGAAGATGTGAAAATTCTTTGTGGCGGAGAGGCGGTCACAAAGGATCTCCTCCAATTCTTTTCGAAACACGAGCGAAGAGCGTGGAACTTATATGGCCCCACTGAAACGACTATTTGGTCCTTAATTCATCCGGTTACTTCCAACGGGTTACCGCTGATTGGCCGACCACTGTCGAATACTCAAGTCTATGTTCTGGATCGTCATATGTGTGCGGTTCCGATTGGCGCCACCGGCGAGATTTACATTGGCGGCGTCGGCCTGGCTCGCGGTTATCTCAACCGCCCCGACCTGACAGCTGAACGCTTCGTGCAAAATCCATTCGGCTCAGGGGACCGGCTCTACCGCACCGGCGATCTCGGGCGCTGGCGCAAGGATGGCAATCTGGAATTCCTCGGCCGCGCCGACCACCAGGTCAAGATCCGCGGGTTCCGCATCGAACTCGGCGAGATCGAGGCCGTGCTGCTGTCCCACCCAGACGTTCGCCAGGCTGTCGTCGTCGCCCATGAGGACCAGACCGGTGACAAGCGTCTCCTCGCCTATGTTGTCGGCGAGGCGAGCCCGAGGGACTTGCGGGCTCATATCCTCAACACCTTGCCAGACTACATGGCGCCGGCCGCCTTTGTCGCGCTCGAGGCGATGCCCCTGACCGCGAACGGCAAGATCGATCGCGCTGCTCTTCCCCGTCCCAACAACGATAACGGCCTGGCACGCGCCGACTACATCGCTCCGCGCACTCCCACCGAAGAGATCCTCGCCGCCATCTGGGCCGACGTCCTCCAGGTCAGTCAGGTCGGTGTCAATGACAACTTCTTCGAACTCGGCGGAAACTCCTTGCTGGCCATGCGCATGGTCGCCCGGGTCCGAAGCATCTTCAACATCGAATTGCCGTTGCGCTCCCTCTTCGAGGATCCAAGGGTGGTTGAACTTGGACACCGCATCGAGATTATCCAGCGGCAAGAGCGAGGAGTAACGTCCCCCCGTCTTATGCCGGTTGCGAGGGATGGTGAGATCGCGTTGTCGTTCTCGCAGAACCGGCTCTGGGTGCTGGAACAGCTGGAAGCGCTCGGTGCGGCCTATAACATCGCCGCGGCGGTGCGGATGGACGGCAATCTCGACGTGGTCGCCCTTGAGCGGGCCTTCGCGGAGCTCGTGCGCAGACACGAGGTTCTGCGCACCCGTTTCGTCACTCGCGACGGCCAGGTCTTCCAGGCAATCGACGAGACGGCCCCATTCCGGCTGGCGCTGATGGATCTGTCCAGTCTTGACCCGGCCCAGCGCGCCGACACGATCCGGCGGGCCGAGCAGGACGAGGCGGCGCACCGCTTCGATCTGGTGCAGGGCCCCCTGATCCGCGCAACCCTGTTGCGGCTTTCGGCCCAGGAGCACATCATCTTGGTGACGATGCATCACATCGTCTCCGATGGCTGGTCGATGTCCATCGTGATCCGTGAGATCGGCGCGTTATATACCGCCTTCATGGAAGGCCGGCCTTCGCCTCTGGCCGGACTGCCAGTGCAATATGCCGACTTCGCCGTCTGGCAGAGACGCTGGCTGCAGGGCGAGGTGCTCGACAGGCAGGTCTCCTACTGGAAGGCTCGTCTGGCGGGTGCACCGCCCGCCCTCGAACTTCCGACCGACCGTCCCCGTCCGTTGACCCAGAGCTATCGCGGTGCCAGCTGCACCTTCGAACTGCCGAAGGAACTGACGGGGGCGCTCGCAGTGCTGGCCCGCCAGGAGGGTGCAACCCTGTTCATGGTGCTGCTGGCGGCGTTCAAAGTCGTCCTGTCACGGTGGAGCGGACAGGACGATATCGTTGTCGGCACCCCCGTTGCGGGACGCACCCATGCCGAGACCGAAGACCTGATCGGCTTCTTCATCAACATGCTGGCCTTGCGGACAAGTCTTGCCGGCGATCCCGACTTCCGGACGCTGCTGCGACAGGTCCGTGACGGCGCCCTGGAAGCCTACGCACATCAGGAGATGCCCTTTGATCGACTGGTCGAAGAGGTCAGGCCGGCACGCGACCTGAGCCGTCAGCCTATCTTCCAGACGCTCGTCGTGCTGCAGAACATGCCACAGGAGAGGTTGGAACTCCCCGGTATGACCCTGCGTCGCGTCACCGAACAGCGTGCCACCGCAAAGTTCGATCTCTCGCTCTATCTCCAGGAGACGGAGAACGGCCTCGCCGGCACCCTGGAATATGCAACCGATCTGTTCGAGCACGACACGATCGAACGTCTGAAGGACCACTATCGCCTCCTCCTGGAGGGCATCGTGGCAGACCCCGAACAGCCAATATCCCGTCTGCCGATGCTGACAGACGCCGAGCAGCACCTGCTGTTCGACGTCTGGAACGACACCACCGCCGACTTCCCCCGCGACAAGCTCCTGCACGAGCTCTTCGCCGATCAAGCCGCCCTCACCCCCGACGCCGTCGCCGTCATTTATGATCAGCAGCAACTCACATACCGGGAGCTTGAGCGGCGATCGAACAAGCTCGCGCATCACCTGCAGAGCCTGGGCGTCGGCCCGGAGGTTATTGTCGGCCTGTGTGTCGACCGCTCTGCCGAGATGATCGTCGCCATGCTCGCCATCCTGAAGGCCGGAGGCGCCTACCTGCCGCTCGATCCGGCCTACCCCAGGAACCGGCTGGCCTACATGCTGCGCGACGCCGCAGCCCATGTCGTCGTCACCCGCACAGTCTCGCGCCCAAGCTTGCCCGACCAGGTCAAGAACATCGTCGATCTCGATGCCCATCACGATGTCATCGAGGCCTGCCCCGACACCCCCCCAGCTTCCGGCGCCGACCCCATCAGCCTCGCCTATGTCATCTATACATCCGGATCAACAGGACAGCCAAAAGGCGTCATGATCATCCATGAAGGCGTGGTGAACTACATCACCACTCTCAACCGCCGTTATTCCCTGTCCAGTTCGGATCGCGTGCTGCAAAGCTCGTCGATCTCCTTTGACCCTTCCGTCAGAGACATATGGTGCCCTCTTATCGCCGGCGCAAAGCTCGTCGTCCCCCACGGTCTCGACCAAGCCGACAGGGCTTCGTCTCTTGGCTTCGTCTCCTCGGCTGGGATCAGCCTCGTATTGAGCGTCACGCCCAGCGCATTGACTGCCCCCGTTCTGGAGGAAGTCGCGGAGCCTCTGATGGAGCTACGTGCCCTGCTGACCTGCGGCGAGGCCTTGAGCTACGAGACATGCCGGCTCACTAGAAGCAGGATGGGACATCACTTTCCAATCGTAAATCAGTACGGTCCGACGGAATGCACAATGTCCTCCACCTTCTTCATGGTGGGGGATGAGCCAGCTTCGGGCATAGTTCCCATAGGCAGGCCCATTGCCAACCGGAAAGTCTATGTTCTGGATCGTCATATGTGTGCGGTTCCGATTGGCGCCACCGGCGAGATTTACATTGGCGGCGTCGGCCTGGCTCGCGGTTATCTCAACCGCCCCGACCTGACAGCTGAACGCTTCGTGCAAAATCCATTCGGCTCAGGGGACCGGCTCTACCGCACCGGCGATCTCGGGCGCTGGCGCAAGGATGGCAATCTGGAATTCCTCGGCCGCGCCGACCACCAGGTCAAGATCCGCGGGTTCCGCATCGAACTCGGCGAGATCGAGGCCGTGCTGCTGTCCCACCCAGACGTTCGCCAGGCTGTCGTCGTCGCCCATGAGGACCAGACCGGTGACAAGCGTCTCCTCGCCTATGTTGTCGGCGAGGCGAGCCCGAGGGACTTGCGGGCTCATATCCTCAACACCTTGCCAGACTACATGGCGCCGGCCGCCTTTGTCGCGCTCGAGGCGATGCCCCTGACCGCGAACGGCAAGATCGATCGCGCTGCTCTTCCCCGTCCCAACAACGATAACGGCCTGGCACGCGCCGACTACATCGCTCCGCGCACTCCCACCGAAGAGATCCTCGCCGCCATCTGGGCCGACGTCCTCCAGGTCAGTCAGGTCGGTGTCAATGACAACTTCTTCGAACTCGGCGGAAACTCCTTGCTGGCCATGCGCATGGTCGCCCGGGTCCGAAGCATCTTCAACATCGAATTGCCGTTGCGCTCCCTCTTCGAGGATCCAAGGGTGGTTGAACTTGGACACCGCATCGAGATTATCCAGCGGCAAGAGCGAGGAGTAACGTCCCCCCGTCTTATGCCGGTTGCGAGGGATGGTGAGATCGCGTTGTCGTTCTCGCAGAACCGGCTCTGGGTGCTGGAACAGCTGGAAGCGCTCGGTGCGGCCTATAACATCGCCGCGGCGGTGCGGATGGACGGCAATCTCGACGTGGTCGCCCTTGAGCGGGCCTTCGCGGAGCTCGTGCGCAGACACGAGGTTCTGCGCACCCGTTTCGTCACTCGCGACGGCCAGGTCTTCCAGGCAATCGACGAGACGGCCCCATTCCGGCTGGCGCTGATGGATCTGTCCAGTCTTGACCCGGCCCAGCGCGCCGACACGATCCGGCGGGCCGAGCAGGACGAGGCGGCGCACCGCTTCGATCTGGTGCAGGGCCCCCTGATCCGCGCAACCCTGTTGCGGCTTTCGGCCCAGGAGCACATCATCTTGGTGACGATGCATCACATCGTCTCCGATGGCTGGTCGATGTCCATCGTGATCCGTGAGATCGGCGCGTTATATACCGCCTTCATGGAAGGCCGGCCTTCGCCTCTGGCCGGACTGCCAGTGC
Coding sequences within it:
- a CDS encoding amino acid adenylation domain-containing protein; this encodes MDDAKEVQSAKRAELLRLLLGTDVPSPRLMPVARDGEIALSFSQNRLWVLEQLEALGAAYNIAAAVRMDGNLDVVALERAFAELVRRHEVLRTRFVTRDGQVFQAIDETAPFRLALMDLSSLDPAQRADTIRRAEQDEAAHRFDLVQGPLIRATLLRLSAQEHIILVTMHHIVSDGWSMSIVIREIGALYTAFMEGRPSPLAGLPVQYADFAVWQRRWLQGEVLDRQVSYWKARLAGAPPALELPTDRPRPLTQSYRGASCTFELPKELTGALAVLARQEGATLFMVLLAAFKVVLSRWSGQDDIVVGTPVAGRTHAETEDLIGFFINMLALRTSLAGDPDFRTLLRQVRDGALEAYAHQEMPFDRLVEEVRPARDLSRQPIFQTLVVLQNMPQERLELPGMTLRRVTEQRATAKFDLSLYLQETENGLAGTLEYATDLFEHDTIERLKDHYRLLLEGIVADPEQPISRLPMLTDAEQHLLFDVWNDTTADFPRDKLLHELFADQAALTPDAVAVIYDQQQLTYRELERRSNKLAHHLQSLGVGPEVIVGLCVDRSAEMIVAMLAILKAGGAYLPLDPAYPRNRLAYMLRDAAAHVVVTRTVSRPSLPDQVKNIVDLDAHHDVIEACPDTPPASGADPISLAYVIYTSGSTGQPKGVMIIHEGVVNLLVAVQVRLDFTCDDVLAALTPITFDIAELEIFLPLITGAKLLIVSRSIANDGTRLKLFLSENKISTIQATPSTWIMLQSSEWLPNEDVKILCGGEAVTKDLLQFFSKHERRAWNLYGPTETTIWSLIHPVTSNGLPLIGRPLSNTQVYVLDRHMCAVPIGATGEIYIGGVGLARGYLNRPDLTAERFVQNPFGSGDRLYRTGDLGRWRKDGNLEFLGRADHQVKIRGFRIELGEIEAVLLSHPDVRQAVVVAHEDQTGDKRLLAYVVGEASPRDLRAHILNTLPDYMAPAAFVALEAMPLTANGKIDRAALPRPNNDNGLARADYIAPRTPTEEILAAIWADVLQVSQVGVNDNFFELGGNSLLAMRMVARVRSIFNIELPLRSLFEDPRVVELGHRIEIIQRQERGVTSPRLMPVARDGEIALSFSQNRLWVLEQLEALGAAYNIAAAVRMDGNLDVVALERAFAELVRRHEVLRTRFVTRDGQVFQAIDETAPFRLALMDLSSLDPAQRADTIRRAEQDEAAHRFDLVQGPLIRATLLRLSAQEHIILVTMHHIVSDGWSMSIVIREIGALYTAFMEGRPSPLAGLPVQYADFAVWQRRWLQGEVLDRQVSYWKARLAGAPPALELPTDRPRPLTQSYRGASCTFELPKELTGALAVLARQEGATLFMVLLAAFKVVLSRWSGQDDIVVGTPVAGRTHAETEDLIGFFINMLALRTSLAGDPDFRTLLRQVRDGALEAYAHQEMPFDRLVEEVRPARDLSRQPIFQTLVVLQNMPQERLELPGMTLRRVTEQRATAKFDLSLYLQETENGLAGTLEYATDLFEHDTIERLKDHYRLLLEGIVADPEQPISRLPMLTDAEQHLLFDVWNDTTADFPRDKLLHELFADQAALTPDAVAVIYDQQQLTYRELERRSNKLAHHLQSLGVGPEVIVGLCVDRSAEMIVAMLAILKAGGAYLPLDPAYPRNRLAYMLRDAAAHVVVTRTVSRPSLPDQVKNIVDLDAHHDVIEACPDTPPASGADPISLAYVIYTSGSTGQPKGVMIIHEGVVNYITTLNRRYSLSSSDRVLQSSSISFDPSVRDIWCPLIAGAKLVVPHGLDQADRASSLGFVSSAGISLVLSVTPSALTAPVLEEVAEPLMELRALLTCGEALSYETCRLTRSRMGHHFPIVNQYGPTECTMSSTFFMVGDEPASGIVPIGRPIANRKVYVLDRHMCAVPIGATGEIYIGGVGLARGYLNRPDLTAERFVQNPFGSGDRLYRTGDLGRWRKDGNLEFLGRADHQVKIRGFRIELGEIEAVLLSHPDVRQAVVVAHEDQTGDKRLLAYVVGEASPRDLRAHILNTLPDYMAPAAFVALEAMPLTANGKIDRAALPRPNNDNGLARADYIAPRTPTEEILAAIWADVLQVSQVGVNDNFFELGGNSLLAMRMVARVRSIFNIELPLRSLFEDPRVVELGHRIEIIQRQERGVTSPRLMPVARDGEIALSFSQNRLWVLEQLEALGAAYNIAAAVRMDGNLDVVALERAFAELVRRHEVLRTRFVTRDGQVFQAIDETAPFRLALMDLSSLDPAQRADTIRRAEQDEAAHRFDLVQGPLIRATLLRLSAQEHIILVTMHHIVSDGWSMSIVIREIGALYTAFMEGRPSPLAGLPVQYADFAVWQRRWLQGEVLDRQVSYWKARLAGAPPALELPTDRPRPLTQSYRGASCTFELPKELTGALAVLARQEGATLFMVLLAAFKVVLSRWSGQDDIVVGTPVAGRTHAETEDLIGFFINMLALRTSLAGDPDFRTLLRQVRDGALEAYAHQEMPFDRLVEEVRPARDLSRQPIFQTLVVLQNMPQERLELPGMTLRRVTEQRATAKFDLSLYLQETENGLAGTLEYATDLFEHDTIERLKDHYRLLLEGIVADPEQPISRLPMLTDAEQHLLFDVWNDTTADFPRDKLLHELFADQAALTPDAVAVIYDQQQLTYRELERRSNKLAHHLQSLGVGPEVIVGLCVDRSAEMIVAMLAILKAGGAYLPLDPAYPRNRLAYMLRDAAAHVVVTRTVSRPSLPDQVKNIVDLDAHHDVIEACPDTPPASGADPISLAYVIYTSGSTGQPKGVMIIHEGVVNYITTLNRRYSLSSSDRVLQSSSISFDPSVRDIWCPLIAGAKLVVPHGLDQADRASSLGFVSSAGISLVLSVTPSALTAPVLEEVAEPLMELRALLTCGEALSYETCRLTRSRMGHHFPIVNQYGPTECTMSSTFFMVGDEPASGIVPIGRPIANRKVYVLDRHMCAVPIGATGEIYIGGVGLARGYLNRPDLTAERFVQNPFGSGDRLYRTGDLGRWRKDGNLEFLGRADHQVKIRGFRIELGEIEAVLLSHPDVRQAVVVAHEDQTGDKRLLAYVVGEASPRDLRAHILNTLPDYMAPAAFVALEAMPLTANGKIDRAALPRPNNDNGLARADYIAPRTPTEEILAAIWADVLQVSQVGVNDNFFELGGNSLTGLYLTARTKHAFAIELDNRTLFREPRLEHFAQIIDRIRSAVDASQTERAEDASPDLTKSVRYFGAPISEWKTSDPETQGLASDVIHDLVEFGRSVDMDSLCIVRHGYLVADTYFHPFKSGIKHALNSATKSILGSLVGIAIQQKLIESADDKLHKYLGHFSSSYSDKKDITLRHLLDMTSGIDWSEPLGPRRGTPTTADEMRLADDWVDFILRRPMSHRPGDHYNYNSGNSHLISAVITSVAGTSAWDFARRHLFDPLRITDTDWSSDPKGISDGGNGLFLHPLDMAKIGYLHLREGRWNSIRILPSGWTGHVTEGARTVYRDRAYSTFFWSVPGLGGYMANGYNRQIMLIVPKSDLVVVSTGKRPYPFADFLALIERLDNLSSRSIDYEMGDRGYGPPLNLDLAFLPTLDMFSHTVYYFSKNSVGLNSLQFDFSENNTCYEAEFNRDPSQTNSFRVRQRIGLNGEYLESVQLDGIGVARVRRLTKNTIEIEQHSLGKGETETLTVTFHDEQITLRIATSRREYTLTGKTVASKSLGGERSAIYPVPKP